The nucleotide sequence TTTGGCGAGAGGGAAACACCCGGTTCCATTCCGAACCCGGAAGTTAAGCCTTTCAGCGCCGATGGTACTGCATGGGAGACTGTGTGGGAGAGTAGGACACCGCCGGACTTATTGTGGTTGAGGGCCATCCCGCGAGGGATGGCCCTCAACGCATTTCTAGGGGCTTCGCCGTCGGCGGGGCCCCTTTTTGCGTTGCCGGCCGGGGGCCTTGTGGCGGTTGGAGTGAGCCCGAGGGCGCCGTAGGGTGGTTCGGGTGACTGACAAGCTGTGGGAGATCGAACCGTCCGGGCCCCTGCGCGGTGACGTCACTGTGCGCGGGGCGAAGAACGCTGTCAGCAAGCACATGGTCGCGGCCATGCTCGGGAGCGAGCCCAGCACGATCCGCAATACGCCTGACGTGGGTGAAGTCGGGATCACTGCGGCGATGCTGGAGCATCTCGGGACCTCGGTGGAGCGTTCCGGGGACGAGATCACGCTCGTCCCTGGTGACGTCGTCGAGCCGAATGTGCCCAAGGCGTTCACCGGGCTCAACCGGATCCCGATTCTGATGCTCGGTCCGTTGCTGCATCGTGCGGGTGAGGCGTTCGTGCCGCTCGTGGGCGGGGATCCGATCGGGCGGCGGCCCGTCGACTTCCATGTGGACGCGCTGCGGGCGTTCGGGGCCGAGGTCACGCTGGCCGCTGACGGCATTCATGCGCGTGCCAAGCGGCTTGTCGGGACGCGTATCGAACTGCCGTACCCGAGCGTCGGGGCGACCGAGACGGTTCTGCTGGCCGCCGTGCTCGCGCAGGGCAAGACCGTCATCCGCAACGCCGCCACCGAGCCGGAGATCACCGAGCTGGCGCTGTTCCTGCAGCGGATGGGCGCGCGGATCTCGTTCAGCCCGGACCGGCGCATCGTCGTCGAGGGCGTGGAGCGGCTGGGCGGCGCGCAGACGCGGCTCGGCGGGGACCGGATCGAGGCGTTCTCCTACCTTGTGGCGGGGCTTGTCACGGGGGGCGAGGTGCGTGTCCACGGGTGCGCGCAGGACCGGCTCGTCACGCCGATCACGACGCTCGCGCGGATGGGCGCGCGGTTCCAGATCACCGACGACTGGATCATGGCGTCGGCGCCGGAGGGGCTGCTGCCCGCCGCCGTCCAGACCGACACGCACCCCGGGTTCGCCACGGACTGGCAGACGCCGCTGATGGTCCTGTTCACGCAGGCGGACGGCATGTCCGTGCTGCACGAGACCGTCTATGAGAACCGGCTCGCCTACGTCCCCGCGCTCCAGAGCATGGGCGCGGAGATCGAGGTGTACGACACGTGCCTCGGCGGGCCGGCGTGCCGGTACCACGACACGGGCGCGCGGCATTCGGCGGTCGTCCGGGGCGTCAGCAAGCTGCGCGGCGGCGACGTGACGATGCCGGACATCCGCGCGGGGTTCTCCGCCGTGCTCGCCGCCGCCGTGGCGGAGGGGCCGTCGACGTTGCGGGGCGTCCACCACATCGAGCGCGGCTACCACCGTCCGGTCGAGCAGTTCCGTGAGCTCGGGCTGAGCCTGCGCGCCCGCTGAGCGACGCGCCGGACGCGCGCCGGATCGGATATGTATGGGGGGTGATCCATGCCGACGGCCCCCAGCCGAAGTACCTTCAGCTCCGCGCGATCCTGCTGGAGCTGATCGAGCAGGAGCGCCTGCCGGTGAACGCGCCCGTCCCGTCCGAGCGGGAGCTGTGCCGCCGGTTCGGGGTGTCGCGGATGACGGTCCGGCAGGCGGTCGACCAGCTCGTCGCCGAGGACCGGCTGCGCCGCATCCCGGGCAAGGGGACGTTCGTCGCGCGCCCCAAGGTGCAGATGCCGAAAGAGCTGGTGTCGTTCACCGAGGACATGCGGGCGCGGGGGCTGCGGCCCGCGTCCAAGGTGCTCGGCGCGCGGACGGTCCCGGCGGACGCGCGGCTGGCGCGGCTGTTCGGCGCCGACCCGGGCACGCCCGTCCACCAGATCGAGCGGCTGCGGCTCGCCGACGACGAGCCGATGGCCGTCGAGAAGTCCTGCATCCTCGCGTCGCTCGCGCCGGGCCTGCTGGACGGCGGCGTCTCCGACCGGTCGCTGTTCGCGGTCCTGGCGGAGGACCACGGGATCGTCTTGGACGCGGGCGAGCAGACGATCGAGGCCGGCCCGGTCGAGGCCGACGAGGCGGGGCTCCTCGGCGTCGCGCCGGGCAGCGCCGTGTTCTTCCTGCTCCAGCGCACCTTCAGCCGGGACGTCTGCGTCGAAGTGGCGACCGCCACCTACCGCGCCGACCGGTACCGCATCCATCTCGGTCTCGAACCGCGAGGTCACGGGCCGGGGGACTGGCGTCCGCGCTGACGCGAGGCGTTCGCCGCGCCGCGCGCTGGGCATGACCCTCCCGACGGGACGAGGGAGGGACGCGCATGCCGGAGAACGTGCTGATCGCGGGGGCCGGGCCGACCGGGCTGCTGCTGGCGGGCGATCTCGCCGCGGCGGGCGTGGACGTCACCGTCCTGGAGCGGCGGGTGGGGCCGTCGGAGCTGACCCGGGCGTTCGCCGTCCACGCGCGGACGCTGGAGCTGTTCGACATGCGCGGGATCGCGGACGCGCTGCTGCGCACCGGCCGCCGCGTCCGGCAGATCCGATTCTTCGGGCATGTCGGCATTGACCTGTCCGGGCTGCCGGGACGGTTCCCGTTCGTCCTCGTCACCCCGCAGTACGAGACCGAGCGCGTCCTGCGCGACCGGGCCGTCGCGGCGGGCGCGCGGTTCCAGGAAGGCGTGGAGGTGACCGGGCTGCGGCAGGATGCCGAGGGCGTCGCGGTGCACGTCCGGACGGCCGACGGGACGACCGGGGTCCGCAGGGCCGCCTACGCGGTCGGCGCGGACGGAGCGCACAGCGCGGTCCGCGCGGCGCTGGGCCTGCCGTTCGGCGGGACGTCCGCCGCCCGCGAGGTGATGCTCGCCGACGTCCGGCTCGACGCGGAACCCGAAGAGATCTTCCAGTTCGGCGTGGGACGGGACGTGTTCGCCGTGATCGTCCCGTTCGGCGACGGCTGGTACCGCGCGGTCGCGTGGGACGACGACGACCGGGCGGCCGGCACCGGCGAGGTCGACCTGGACGCGCTGCGCGCCGCCCTCCGCAAGGCCCACGGCACCGACTTCGGGCTCGGCGCGGCGCGCTGGACGTCCCGGTACAGCACCGACGAACGCCAGGTCCCCCGCTACCGGGCGGGCCGGGTGCTGCTCGCGGGCGACGCCGCCCACGTCCACTCCCCGGTGGGCGGGCAGGGCATGAACATCGGCCTGCACGACGCCGCGAACCTCGCCTGGCGGCTCGCCGCCGTGCTGCGCGGCCACGCCCCCGACACGCTCCTGGACGGCTACCACGCCGAGCGCCACCCGGTCGGGCGCCAGATCGTCGCCGGGACGGGCGCGCTGATGCGGCTGCTGCTGGCCCGGTCGCCCGTCCTGCGCGCGGCGCGGCCGGTGCTGGTCCGCGCGGCGGCGCTGCCGCCGATCCGGCGGCGGGTCGCGCTGGTCGCGTCCGGGCTCGCCACCGCCTACCCGGCGCCGCGCGGGACGCATCCGCTCACCGGCCGCCGCGCGCCGGACGTGCCGCTGGCGCGCGGCGCCGGACGGCTGTTCGAGGCGCTGCGCGACGGGACGTTCGTCCTGGTCGCCGCCGCTGACGACCCCGCGCTCGGCTACCTGGTGGAGCAGCGCTGGCCGGGCCGCGTCCGGTACGCCGTCGCGGGCGGCCGGACGCGCGCGACCGTGCTCGTCCGGCCCGACGGCCACATCGCGTGGGCGACGGACGAGACCGCGCCGGACGCCAGGGCCGCCGCCGTCCGCGACGCGCTCGCCGGCTGGGCCGGACCGCCCGCCGGGACGGCGGCTCCGGCGGGTCAGAACCGGTGGCTCTCCCGGCCGTAGCCGAGTTCCTCGGCGATGTCGGCGAGGTTCTCGTACGGCCGGTCGGGCAGGTCGGCGAGGCTCTCGGCCGCCGCGTCGGGCGCGTCGGCGCCGATGTGCGCCAGGAGTTCGTCCGGATACGCCGGGTAGCGGACGCCTGTCAGCACGCGCGCGAGGGCGCTGCGCCGGTCGACGTCGGCGGTGCTCATGCCGGGCGGCGATCCGCTCTGCAGGTCGTCGGGCTGCGCCGGGTCGGGCCGTGCCGCCGGATCCCAGACGGCGTCGTCGGAGACGGGCTCGGTCTCCCTGAACTCGTCGGCGTGCGTGGCGTGCCCGCCGGTCACCATGCCGCGGGTCTCGCGCTCCAGCTCGTCGTCGAGCTGGGGGCCGTGCTTGCCGGTCTGCTGCTCGCCCATTGGGGGTCCTCCTTCCGTCAGGTGCGACCCCCTTCCCGGTCATCGGCGGCTGAACCGTCAGGCGTCCCGGCTCCTGCGGGGCAGGCGCAGGCGGCGCCGGGACGGGCGCGGCGACGGCTCGGGATCGGCCGCCCCGGCGGCGTCCGCGCCGGGGTCCACGGCGGCCTCGTAGCGCATCGGCAGTTCCCGGGGCGCGAGGACGAGCGGTGTCGCCCGCCACTCCAGCTCGTCGCGCGGCACGGCGGGCCGCAGCACCGGCAGCGCCGCCGCGAGCCGTTCCACGGCGAGGACGGCGAGGCCCGTCGCCAGGTCGCGGCCGAGGCAGGCGTGCGGCCCCGCGCCCCACGCCAGGTGCGCGCGGGAGCTGTGGACGGCGTCGGCGGGCAGGCCCCCGGCGAACGACGGGTCGGCGTGCGCGGCGGCCGTCGACAGCAGCACCGGGTCGCCCGCGGCGAGGTGGTAGCGGCCGAGCCGGACGCCTGAGCGCGGGCAGCGGAACGTCAGGTAGGACGCCGGGGGAGCGTGCAGCGCCGCCCGGTTGACGGCCTCGGGGAGCAGCCCGCCCGCCGAGCCCGCGCCGTCCCCGGACGCCTCCAGGATCGTCGAGCAGATCAGCGCGCCGGTGTGCCCGCCGACCCACCGGACGGCGAGCATCGCCTCCCCGGCCAGCTCGTCGGCGGTCAGGCCCGGGTCGGCGGCGTGCAGGAGCGACGCCAGGTCCGCGCCGCGCGCTTCCCTCGCCTGCGCGCACCGCTCCCGGACGGCGGCGGCGACCCGCTCGGCGGCCGCGGACGCGTCCGGGCCCTCGCCGAGCAGGACGGCGAGGTCGGCGCGCACGCCGTCGGGCAGCCCGAGCAGCCGGAGCGTCGCCAGCAGCGCAAGCGGACGCGCGTACCCGGCGGCGAGGTCGGCGGTGCCGGTGGCGCCGTGCGTCCGGACGAGCGCGGTGATCAGCTCGTCGGCGTCCCGCGCGACGCCGCGTTCCAGCGCCCGTGCCTCGGGGCGCTTGCGGTCCTGGAGCACCGCGAGCGCGGCGGCCCACGCGGCGCGCAGCCGGTCCAGGGCGGCGCCGTCGGCGAACAGCGCCGAGCCGGTCGCCGCTTGCGGGGCGTGCGGCCAGTCCGCCGGGACGCGGCCGCCCTCACGCTCCCGCCACGCGGCGGGGTCCTTGCTCCAGACGCCGCGCGCGTCGCGCAGGACGTCGAGCATCTGCGGGTAGCCGAGGACGAGCCACGCCGGCACCCCGCCCGCGTCCACCGGGGCGACGGGCCCGTAGCGGGCGCGCAGATCGTCGTGGAACGCGGTGTGCCGCGCCTCTCCCGCGCCCGTGAGCAGCGGTTCGACGGCCAGCCGGGCGAGCGGGGGGTGGGCCGGTTCGTCCGGCGTCAGTGGCTCCATCGGCCCCGACTCTAGAGGACGGCCGGGCGATGTGATCAGTTCCTCGTGAAATGCCCGGCCGGGCACCGCGCCGGTCCGCCGGGCCGCCGGGCGTGCGAGGCTGGTTCCCGCGCAACTGTCCCGATCCCATGACACCCGGAGGTCACGATGGCCGATTCGACCGACGACAACGGCGGCCCGGAAGAGCTGAAGAAGCGGTTCCGGGAGGCTCTGGAGCGCAAACGCGGCGCCGCGGCGGACCGGCAGGGCGCCGGCGGCGGGAAGGGCGGCAAGGTGCGCGGGGCGCACGAGCGCGCCGACCACCAGCGCCAGTTCCGCCGCAAGAGCGGCTGACCGCCGGGGCGGACCCGACGACCGGGTCCGCCCCTCGCGTCACTGCCGGTAGAGCTGCTCGGAGTAGGCGGCGCCGTAGTAGCGCTCCAGCTCCTCCACCGACTCGGGGGTCGTCTGGACCTCCTTGACCAGGCGGGCGTGGGACGGCAGCACGTCCGGCCGCCAGGTCGCGGGCTTCCAGAGTTCCGAGCGCAGGAACGCCTTCGCGCAGTGGAAGAAGATCTGCTCGATCTCGATCTCCACCGCCAGGATCGGCCGGTGGCCCTTGACGATCATCTGGTCGAAGTAGGGGGCGTCGCGCAGCAGCCGCGCGCGGCCGTTGATCCGCAGTGTCTCCGAGCGGCCGGGGATGAGCGAGATCAGCCCGACGTGCGGGTTGGCGAGGATGTTCAGGTAGCCGTCGGCCCGCCGGTTGCCGGGACGCTCGGGGACGGCGATCGTCGTGTCGTCCACCACATGGACGAAGCCGGACGGATCGCCCTTGGGGGACGCGTCGCAGGAGCCGTCGGCGGCGCTGGTGGCGAGGACGCAGAACGGCGACGCGGCGAGCCATTCGCGGTCGCGCGGGTGCAGGACGACGCGCTCCTTGGACACCGCGCGGGGCTTGGGCGCGCCGAGCAGCGCGCGGAGGTCGTCGGGCGAGGTGATCTCGGCCGGATCGGACACCGGTACGAGCCCCTTTCTCCGGCCGTCCGGCCGGTTCGCCGCCCATCCTCCTCTCCGCTGCCGAGCCCTGTCGAGTTTGTTCCGCGGTGTCCGGGTCAGGGGCCGTCGCCGAGCACGGCCGCGGCGGCGGCGATCGCGGGGAAGCGGGCGGCGGCCCCGGGCGCGGCGGCGGCCCCGGCGAGGACGAGCGTCGCGTAGCCGTGCGCCAGCGACCAGGCCGCGAGCAGGGCGTCCTCGTCCGGGACGGCGTCGCGCAGCGGGGCGTAGGACCGTTTCCTGGCCGCCTCCAGTTCGGGGTCGCCGGCGGCGAGCAGGTCGTCCCGGAACATGATCGCGAAGTGGGACGGGTGCCCGATCGCGAAGGCCACGTACCGGGCGCCGAGGTCGCGCAGGCCGGTCGCGGGCGGCTCGCGCAGCGCGGCGGCGAGCAGGTCGTGGCCCTCGGCCGCGAGCGCGGTGAACAGCCCGGTCTTGTCGCCGAAGTG is from Actinomadura rubteroloni and encodes:
- the murA gene encoding UDP-N-acetylglucosamine 1-carboxyvinyltransferase produces the protein MTDKLWEIEPSGPLRGDVTVRGAKNAVSKHMVAAMLGSEPSTIRNTPDVGEVGITAAMLEHLGTSVERSGDEITLVPGDVVEPNVPKAFTGLNRIPILMLGPLLHRAGEAFVPLVGGDPIGRRPVDFHVDALRAFGAEVTLAADGIHARAKRLVGTRIELPYPSVGATETVLLAAVLAQGKTVIRNAATEPEITELALFLQRMGARISFSPDRRIVVEGVERLGGAQTRLGGDRIEAFSYLVAGLVTGGEVRVHGCAQDRLVTPITTLARMGARFQITDDWIMASAPEGLLPAAVQTDTHPGFATDWQTPLMVLFTQADGMSVLHETVYENRLAYVPALQSMGAEIEVYDTCLGGPACRYHDTGARHSAVVRGVSKLRGGDVTMPDIRAGFSAVLAAAVAEGPSTLRGVHHIERGYHRPVEQFRELGLSLRAR
- a CDS encoding GntR family transcriptional regulator; the protein is MIHADGPQPKYLQLRAILLELIEQERLPVNAPVPSERELCRRFGVSRMTVRQAVDQLVAEDRLRRIPGKGTFVARPKVQMPKELVSFTEDMRARGLRPASKVLGARTVPADARLARLFGADPGTPVHQIERLRLADDEPMAVEKSCILASLAPGLLDGGVSDRSLFAVLAEDHGIVLDAGEQTIEAGPVEADEAGLLGVAPGSAVFFLLQRTFSRDVCVEVATATYRADRYRIHLGLEPRGHGPGDWRPR
- a CDS encoding FAD-dependent monooxygenase, translating into MPENVLIAGAGPTGLLLAGDLAAAGVDVTVLERRVGPSELTRAFAVHARTLELFDMRGIADALLRTGRRVRQIRFFGHVGIDLSGLPGRFPFVLVTPQYETERVLRDRAVAAGARFQEGVEVTGLRQDAEGVAVHVRTADGTTGVRRAAYAVGADGAHSAVRAALGLPFGGTSAAREVMLADVRLDAEPEEIFQFGVGRDVFAVIVPFGDGWYRAVAWDDDDRAAGTGEVDLDALRAALRKAHGTDFGLGAARWTSRYSTDERQVPRYRAGRVLLAGDAAHVHSPVGGQGMNIGLHDAANLAWRLAAVLRGHAPDTLLDGYHAERHPVGRQIVAGTGALMRLLLARSPVLRAARPVLVRAAALPPIRRRVALVASGLATAYPAPRGTHPLTGRRAPDVPLARGAGRLFEALRDGTFVLVAAADDPALGYLVEQRWPGRVRYAVAGGRTRATVLVRPDGHIAWATDETAPDARAAAVRDALAGWAGPPAGTAAPAGQNRWLSRP
- a CDS encoding DUF2795 domain-containing protein, with product MGEQQTGKHGPQLDDELERETRGMVTGGHATHADEFRETEPVSDDAVWDPAARPDPAQPDDLQSGSPPGMSTADVDRRSALARVLTGVRYPAYPDELLAHIGADAPDAAAESLADLPDRPYENLADIAEELGYGRESHRF
- a CDS encoding cytochrome P450 family protein; this translates as MEPLTPDEPAHPPLARLAVEPLLTGAGEARHTAFHDDLRARYGPVAPVDAGGVPAWLVLGYPQMLDVLRDARGVWSKDPAAWREREGGRVPADWPHAPQAATGSALFADGAALDRLRAAWAAALAVLQDRKRPEARALERGVARDADELITALVRTHGATGTADLAAGYARPLALLATLRLLGLPDGVRADLAVLLGEGPDASAAAERVAAAVRERCAQAREARGADLASLLHAADPGLTADELAGEAMLAVRWVGGHTGALICSTILEASGDGAGSAGGLLPEAVNRAALHAPPASYLTFRCPRSGVRLGRYHLAAGDPVLLSTAAAHADPSFAGGLPADAVHSSRAHLAWGAGPHACLGRDLATGLAVLAVERLAAALPVLRPAVPRDELEWRATPLVLAPRELPMRYEAAVDPGADAAGAADPEPSPRPSRRRLRLPRRSRDA
- a CDS encoding DUF5302 domain-containing protein; translation: MADSTDDNGGPEELKKRFREALERKRGAAADRQGAGGGKGGKVRGAHERADHQRQFRRKSG
- a CDS encoding pyridoxamine 5'-phosphate oxidase family protein, whose amino-acid sequence is MSDPAEITSPDDLRALLGAPKPRAVSKERVVLHPRDREWLAASPFCVLATSAADGSCDASPKGDPSGFVHVVDDTTIAVPERPGNRRADGYLNILANPHVGLISLIPGRSETLRINGRARLLRDAPYFDQMIVKGHRPILAVEIEIEQIFFHCAKAFLRSELWKPATWRPDVLPSHARLVKEVQTTPESVEELERYYGAAYSEQLYRQ
- a CDS encoding TetR/AcrR family transcriptional regulator → MSPYHHGDLRRTLLAEAAALIAERGPAAVSLRDLARRAGVSHAAPAHHFGDKTGLFTALAAEGHDLLAAALREPPATGLRDLGARYVAFAIGHPSHFAIMFRDDLLAAGDPELEAARKRSYAPLRDAVPDEDALLAAWSLAHGYATLVLAGAAAAPGAAARFPAIAAAAAVLGDGP